The DNA region CCAACTTGGTCGCCTCATGGCAGTCTCTACAGACCCGCAGGTTTTTGGTGATGCGCATCGTGTCGCCGGGCCTCGTGCACAGCAGCCCGAAGGCGATGGCCAGCTTCTCGCTGTGGTAGAGCAGCGgcgtctccctctcctcctctgcgATGTCGTGCAGCACGTCCCTCGTGTCGGGCACGTAGCCCTCTACCCCGATCCTCCTCATCATGTCCTTGGCCATGGCGTACACCTCCTCCGCCCGAGGGTGGCACAGACTCCCGCACCGGAACTCACAGACCTCGCCGTCGACCTCAATCACGGAACGGCCGGCCTCCTTGCTCACGTTCCGTTCGTCCATCAGCCGTCGGACCCTGGCAACGTCCTCCCACCGGCCGGCGCTGGCGAGGAGGTTGGCCAGCAGCACGTAGCGCCCGCTGTTCTGGGGATCCAGCTCGATGACGCGCCACCCGGTAGCCTCACCCAGATCGATGTCGCCGTGAATCTTGCACGCTCCAAATAGTGCGCCGAGGACGCCAACGTCCGGCTCCAGTGGCATGTCGTCGATCACCTTCTTGGCTTCGTCCAGCAGCCCTGCTCTTCCATACAAGTCGACCATGCAGCCGTAGTGCTCCATCTTGGGCTTGATGCCGTATCTCTGAACGATGTAGTCGTAGTAGTGACGACCTTCGCTGACCATACCCGCGTGCGCGCAGGCCGTGAGCACGTTCACCAGCGTGACGTCGTCCGCCACCACGCCCTCCCTCTCCATCCGGCTAAACAGCTTGATGGCGTGCTCGCACCGCCCGTGCACCGCGAACCCACCGATCATGCAGTTCCACGACGTGAGCCCCTTCACCGGCAGGGCTTCGAACACGTGCCATGCCTCGTCGACGCACCCGCACTTGCAGTACATGTCGACTACTGCCGTAGCCAGCTTCTCGTCCATCTCAATCCCGCTCCGCTCCACCCACCGGTGCACCTCCCTCCCGCGCGCCAGCGCGCCGGCGCCTGTGCACGCCACCACCGCGCTCGCCGCGACGAACCCGTTCCCCTCCACGCCCCGCGCCCGCATTTCATCGAACACCTCCAGCGCGTCCAGGAACCGCCCGGCCTTCACGTACCCGGAGATcatcgcgttccaggagatgaGGTTCCTCTCGGGCATCCCGTCGAACACCTCCCGCGCATCTTCGACCATCCCCAGCTTGCAGAGCCCGCCGACCATCGTGGTCCACGACACGACGTCGAGGACGGTCTGGGCGGAGCCGCAGCCGCCGCTGCGGAAGACGCTGGAGGCGAGGTCGGGGCGCGCGTTGGCGAGGTATGCGGCGAGGAGCGCGTTGAGGGACTGCGCGTGGGAGTGGAATCCGAGCTTGAGGAGCAGCGCGTGGAGCTGTGCGACCAGGGGAAGCGGGGCCGCGGCGGGGAGGATGCGCGGGAAGGTGAAGTGGTCGGGGAGGACGGGCAGGGAAAGCATGAGGGCGAAGAGCCACGCGGCGTCGCGCGGCGGGAGGGAGGCGAAGAGCGGGTTGAAGAGCGCCGGGTGCGGGTCCGGGTGGTGCGCGAGGAGGCGCGCGGCGTAGGGAAAGTGGGCCGCGGAGGGGTCGCGGGCGAGGAAGGCGAGGAGGCGCCGCGCGTGGGAAGGGTGGGAGGCGAGGCCGAGGCGGACGAGCTGCGAGTGGTGCTGCCGCAGctcggctatggtggtcagcGGGATGGGGGTCGGGGCGAGGCCGGGGGCGGACATGGGCGGAGCTTGGAGAGAGCACTCGAGCAGCGCGGCCGGTGATAAGGCCGTGGGGCCTGCGCGATAGTTCCGTGCGAGTGCTCTCCGCACAAAGCAGGTACTCCTAGTATAGTGCCACAGCTTTATCCGCCCATCCGTTGATGATCGGACGGTCTAGGTTGCACAGCATTAACATGGGAACAATTGTCAAGGTTGGGGATGATGCTTATCTTCAACCCTGTACAGCCTTGCTTATGATTTGCTAATGTTCAGAATGAGTTATCTAATGTGAAAATATGAACGATGGTATATGTGCTCAAGAAAAATGAGTTTACGAAAATGCAATATCAAAATGCCACATAAAACAGTGTTACTAATACTTCTATTTTTGTTATGGACCATTCTTAAAATCTATTAGATTTGCCTAGTAATTTATTCATCTATTGCACCTGGGTTCTGTAAAATTGATCTAAATTTAGGCTGGGCTAAGAAGTTATCCAGCATGAAAAAAAGCCATTACCTATACGAGCTTATAAATTCCAGATATCAGCCTCATGTGTATCTTGAACTCGGCCGTGTACATGGAACCGGTGCACCTAGCTGATAGGTCGGTTAGGCTAGATAATCACCTGTTATGCAACATAATCGGTCCGATTATACTGTAAAACCGATGCTACGTGGATGACCGGTTCAGCACGGGTTACCGGTTTTCAAAACCTTAAAATACTATTTAAACATAGATATATggatgatgatttttttaatatataagaATAAATTATCCTAGACTCTACGTCCAAAGATATACACAACTGAAATAGAAAATGATAATTGTGCTAAATAAAGAGATGTGTGTTTTCTTCAAATCTCCGGTTATGAGTCTCATCTTTTAATGATGAAGTGTGGTTGTTACCTCATTGGGCTGTGGATAATAAGTTAGTGCTGTTTGCCTGTTTGGTTAGCCAGCAACTTGTTGATTTTTGGAGTTGGTTAGAAACAAATGGTCATTGAGGGCAAATCGGTTCCTCAATTAGTTGttcttattttcattttttttctgtttctgcAGCATTGGAAGCGTCCTCTACGGGCGTGGGACCAAAAATGGGTGCTTCAAGTGCTTGATAATATTAAGGTACTTGATTGTGCTTCTCGATCAAGTGGAAATTATGTCGTGGTAATGGCGAATAGTGAAGCTTTATAGTGAGACAATTATTTAGCATTAGTGAGGCTTGTGCTGGTCTTAGTTTGTTGGTCTTCAGGGGTTCTGTGTTTTGTTTAAGGGATTGCATTGATGTCGAGTTTCATTTGGCTTCTCCTAATGTGGTAACTAGGGGTTTAAATTAATTAACCTAGGTATCTACTTACCCTTCTTAGTTTAATCAATAacactagtttttttaaatcatgtaattttaaaaatattattaattaaactaaaaatGATCAATGAATAcctttaaattaattaatttgcaccccAATGGTAACCTTGCATTGCCCTACTCTACGCATACTCTGAACTTTAGCTTGCAATGAGAGCCTGGAATGGATATAGTTCTCTTAATATCAATGCTCAAGGAAAATGAGTTTTTCAAATCAAAACACTGCAATTTCATATGTGCCATGTTAAGTCTGCCTAATTTCTGTTTGGTTCAAAATCTTGTGGCTCGAAATTAATTGGAAAACCAGAAAGTTGTTAGTTTATATTATTACTAGTTGTCAACCCATGCATTCGCATATCTAGCTTCTTGGACACACtttgatttttaattttatatatttataggaAAAATGTGTTTTCAACTATGGTTCCATATTACTACTCGTTTAAGGTGCCCAAAGTTATTGAATTTGAATCACAGTTACGACAGTAGTTTGTGAACGTACATGGGACAGAAATGCGCTTGTTACTTAGGCCATTTGAAAATTTGTACTGTGAAACGGTTACCAATACCAATTTATATTGAAGATACTTTAACctttaaaaaaatgttaaaagaaCCTATCAGCCATATAGAAAACGTACATGTAAATTTATCCAGAAATTATTAGCTTGGAGCAATATATTGCAATAGAATTCAGTTGTAAAATTTTGATCCAGAGTACCTAGATATGTTTGGTTatctatataatttttatagagTTGCAATCTATATCTTAGATGAGGCAAAACAGGTTGAGAGAAATTATATCTCTATCTATATCCTATAAAACGCATAAATTATAACAAAACTAGATGATATCTATTGTACATTTTACCTGATCAAACATTGCATCATCAAAATTCTCGATCCATCTCCTACACTTACTTTCCTTCCCCGCTAATTATACTAGTTTGGAAACCAAACGCCCGCTTCTTATGCTAATTTGGAAACCTCACGCTCGTCCATCTCCGTGATGGCGCACCCGCACCCTCGTCCCACGCGCTAgcgcccgccgccggccgcccgGCGCCTCGCTGTGACGACGCACCTCGCCATCTCGACGCTTCTCACCTCGACACCTCGCACCTCGCCGCCACGGCGCCTCCCTGCTCGCCTCGAGTGGCCGGCGCGCGGCGCACCGCGCAGGCGCGCGCGGAGCCACGGACCAGGATGCGCCCGCGCCGACCCCTGGACGGTCGCTACGCTCGCCGGCTTGGGAGTCGAGGCCATGCTCGTCATCCTTGACGATAAGGATCCACGCCAGGTATCTACGTGCCAAATGCTGAAGTGCAGTTCCTCTTCACTGGTGAACATATATTTTCCAAATCTTTGTGCGGTAatgcttatatttttatttctgtgTCATTTCTTTTCTGCAATAAACATGGTATTGCTATTCTGTTGCACTGCAAGATAACAATCAGTGCGTGGAGAACTCAATGAGATAGAACTGCCCAAATTTGCACCGATTCTGGAACTATCTATGTTATAGCTGGAATTTTGTCTGCAGTATTTATTTGATTCGTTACAAGGAACAAGAGTTCTTAACTGTGGACACAAGATGCACATGGAATATTTTTCTGATATGGTGCAGCATAACAAGTAAATCCCTTCACCTGTTTTCATTTCGAGGCATATTGATACTCCATCATCACTCTTTCAAACTTCTCTCTGAGGCTGTGGAAACTTTGTCAGAGCAAAGCAAAGCTTTCTTCTGTCAGGACACATTCTCTCAGATGAAATGATACAATAACATTAGAAATAGTATTAGATGGAGAGAAAAGGCTCACTCCACAAATATACATATGTGCTGACTTTGCGATGCTCTGGGCAGCTATATTCAGCCATTTGTTGGTGCTTGCTGAATGATTTATCGTTTGTTCCTTGATATTTTGTAGATTGAAGCAACAATCGTGCCTCCTGTATACCGTTACAAGGTAAATTTATTTCTGACTTGATTATACAATCCAACCCATAACTATCTTAATTACAACTCACAACTAAGCTATATATTTCAGAACACCTACACTGATAGCACTTTCATAATGTGCCTAGAATACTTTTATGAGCTATTTAATTGGAATAAGCACCCCAAAGAAGGAAGCTCCCTTACATTGTCGTTCTGTTCTATTTGGTCTAACCATTTGAAGAGACCAGAATATATTATTGTCATGCTAATTGATTTCATCTAAGTAGTACTTTTCTCTTTGTGCTGAAAATGGTTAGATTTG from Phragmites australis chromosome 8, lpPhrAust1.1, whole genome shotgun sequence includes:
- the LOC133926564 gene encoding pentatricopeptide repeat-containing protein At3g62890-like — protein: MSAPGLAPTPIPLTTIAELRQHHSQLVRLGLASHPSHARRLLAFLARDPSAAHFPYAARLLAHHPDPHPALFNPLFASLPPRDAAWLFALMLSLPVLPDHFTFPRILPAAAPLPLVAQLHALLLKLGFHSHAQSLNALLAAYLANARPDLASSVFRSGGCGSAQTVLDVVSWTTMVGGLCKLGMVEDAREVFDGMPERNLISWNAMISGYVKAGRFLDALEVFDEMRARGVEGNGFVAASAVVACTGAGALARGREVHRWVERSGIEMDEKLATAVVDMYCKCGCVDEAWHVFEALPVKGLTSWNCMIGGFAVHGRCEHAIKLFSRMEREGVVADDVTLVNVLTACAHAGMVSEGRHYYDYIVQRYGIKPKMEHYGCMVDLYGRAGLLDEAKKVIDDMPLEPDVGVLGALFGACKIHGDIDLGEATGWRVIELDPQNSGRYVLLANLLASAGRWEDVARVRRLMDERNVSKEAGRSVIEVDGEVCEFRCGSLCHPRAEEVYAMAKDMMRRIGVEGYVPDTRDVLHDIAEEERETPLLYHSEKLAIAFGLLCTRPGDTMRITKNLRVCRDCHEATKLVSRVFEREIVVRDRNRFHHFKDGRCSCKDYW